The Bacillota bacterium nucleotide sequence CCCAGTTGGGGTCGCCGCCGTGGACGGCCGACTTGACCAGGGCCGAGCCGGCCACCGTCCGCGCCACCGCCGCCGCCTCCCGTTCGTCGCCCAGCCCGCTGGCCTCCACCTCGATCAGCCGGCTGGCGCCCTCGCCGTCGGCGGCGATGGCCCGCGCCAGCTGCCTGGCCGCCTCCTCCAGCGCCCGGAGCCAGCACTCCCAGCGGCCGCCGGCGCCACCCTCCGGCTCCACCGTGCCGGCGGGCGCGCCCACGTCCACGCCCGAGGCGCCGTTGACCAGGAGGAGCGCCATGTCGTTGGTGGAGGTGTCGCCGTCGACGGTCACCCGGTTGAACGTCCGCTCCACCACCCGCCGCCAGGCTGCCGCCAGCGCGGCGCGGCCCTCCGCCCCCAGCAGGGCGTCGCTGGTGAGAAAGGCGAGCATGGTCCCCATGTCGGGGTGGATCATCCCCGAGCCCTTGGCCGCCCCGCCCACCCGCACGCGCTCGCCGGGCGCCACCTCCACCTCCAGCGCCACCTGCTTGAGCGTGGTATCGGTGGTCTGGATGGCCCGGGCGAAGGCCTCGTCGGCCTCGGGCCCCCGCCCCAGCGCCGCCGCCGCCTCCTCCAGCCCCCGCGCCAGCGGCTCCTCGGGCAGCTGGACGC carries:
- the argJ gene encoding bifunctional glutamate N-acetyltransferase/amino-acid acetyltransferase ArgJ, which translates into the protein MGRPAAEAAALPQAGVTAPAGWKAAGVHAGLKRQRPDVALLFSERPAWAVATYTRNRVQAAPVQVTRALLGPEGGWLRAVAVNSGNANACTGGEGLARALRMQARAAGALGLATEEVAVASTGVIGVQLPEEPLARGLEEAAAALGRGPEADEAFARAIQTTDTTLKQVALEVEVAPGERVRVGGAAKGSGMIHPDMGTMLAFLTSDALLGAEGRAALAAAWRRVVERTFNRVTVDGDTSTNDMALLLVNGASGVDVGAPAGTVEPEGGAGGRWECWLRALEEAARQLARAIAADGEGASRLIEVEASGLGDEREAAAVARTVAGSALVKSAVHGGDPNWGRVLAAAGRAEVGGRPVLFDPERAELRIGGVPVYLRGKPLWEREQEAAEAMRRPEVRIELFLGDGPGRATAWGCDLSADYVRINAAYRT